A genomic stretch from Nocardia wallacei includes:
- a CDS encoding MlaD family protein gives MKRAGRLAAGLAVVLAAALPAAGCAFDPSSVPVPGTTVSGPTYHVRIEFANALNLPARAKIMANGAQVGTVSGVSVVSAAQPVGRGGYVVVDADLSESVRLPAATRAELRQNTVLGDIHVALITPPDGFGTLLSDGATIPLAQTKPPVQLEDTMAAIATFTQGGAVTQLQDTINQINGVLPRDPARTAQISRTMADDVIDLAAHLDSVDALLDGVGTNAQVLHDIRPELDNILSEKSVAEMNGIVASIVGVTKIFDLLGPVGTSLTWLGPVLRGADGAAQAFLPLLASSRPLDTSRPSNLQTLVSLLRDKVVPFLEHGPKVNIVGVKTDAAGDVPAAEQADRIVGTLRMIGAVR, from the coding sequence ATGAAGCGCGCCGGGCGGCTCGCCGCGGGCCTGGCTGTCGTACTCGCCGCGGCACTGCCCGCCGCGGGGTGCGCGTTCGATCCGTCCTCGGTGCCCGTGCCCGGCACCACGGTGTCGGGACCGACCTATCACGTGCGGATCGAGTTCGCGAATGCGCTGAATCTGCCCGCGCGGGCGAAGATCATGGCCAACGGCGCGCAGGTGGGCACGGTGTCCGGGGTGTCGGTGGTGAGCGCGGCGCAGCCGGTCGGGCGCGGCGGTTACGTGGTGGTCGACGCCGACCTCTCGGAATCGGTGCGGCTGCCCGCCGCCACCCGTGCCGAACTGCGGCAGAACACGGTGCTCGGCGATATCCACGTCGCCCTCATCACCCCGCCGGACGGGTTCGGCACCCTGCTGTCCGACGGCGCCACCATTCCGCTGGCGCAGACGAAACCGCCGGTCCAGCTGGAGGACACCATGGCCGCCATCGCCACGTTCACCCAGGGCGGCGCGGTGACACAGCTGCAGGACACCATCAATCAGATCAACGGCGTCCTGCCGCGCGACCCCGCGCGGACCGCGCAGATCTCCAGGACCATGGCCGACGACGTGATCGATCTGGCCGCCCACCTCGACAGCGTCGATGCCCTGCTCGACGGCGTCGGCACCAATGCCCAGGTGCTGCACGACATCCGGCCGGAGCTGGACAACATCCTGAGCGAGAAGTCGGTGGCGGAGATGAACGGCATCGTCGCCTCCATCGTGGGCGTGACGAAGATCTTCGACCTGCTCGGCCCGGTCGGTACGTCACTGACCTGGCTCGGTCCGGTACTGCGGGGCGCCGACGGTGCGGCGCAGGCGTTCCTGCCGCTGCTCGCCTCGTCACGACCATTGGATACGAGTCGGCCGTCGAATCTGCAGACGCTCGTGTCGCTGCTGCGCGACAAGGTCGTCCCGTTCCTCGAGCACGGACCCAAGGTGAACATCGTCGGCGTGAAAACCGATGCGGCGGGGGATGTCCCGGCCGCGGAGCAGGCGGACCGGATCGTCGGCACCCTGCGGATGATCGGAGCGGTGCGATGA
- a CDS encoding MlaD family protein: MLHRVLGSRWLMSIGGAAVLVALTVAGYFVAFDPAKPTASYCAIMPDSVGLYTGNQVTMRGIPVGTVTSIAPQGDSVRVEFDVEADKPVYADAGATTLSDSIVAARQLAVVSSGKDTARWTPGRCLTKTLTPKSISETLDALARLSAEIQGPDPNSPDALARGLSALDSATVGTGPQINAIVRQLSAALATPDADIAHLVGIFDAFASVSKQVEKHWGDLKSMLTRLAPVLDHATTDLIGPGAQLFDGLQQVVPMLNDLTTIFGDPIMKTLDATVPLVRFLRAHVGSLAQVIGMTPVLTQAFRVVSGDGISYAPPKVAVPQANADQVCAAVNALAPGECTAEGGMVKIDAATLVLGLAGAR, translated from the coding sequence ATGCTGCATCGGGTACTGGGCTCGCGTTGGCTGATGTCGATCGGCGGCGCCGCGGTGCTGGTCGCGCTCACGGTCGCGGGCTACTTCGTCGCGTTCGATCCGGCGAAGCCGACCGCGAGTTACTGCGCGATCATGCCGGACAGTGTCGGGCTGTACACCGGGAACCAGGTCACCATGCGGGGGATTCCGGTCGGCACGGTCACTTCGATCGCGCCGCAGGGCGATTCGGTGCGGGTCGAGTTCGACGTCGAGGCCGACAAGCCCGTGTACGCCGACGCCGGCGCCACCACACTGTCCGACAGCATCGTCGCCGCGCGGCAGCTCGCCGTGGTGTCCAGCGGTAAGGACACCGCGCGCTGGACTCCCGGCCGGTGCCTCACCAAGACGCTCACGCCCAAGAGCATCAGCGAGACGCTCGACGCGCTCGCGCGGCTGTCCGCGGAAATCCAGGGCCCGGACCCGAATTCGCCCGACGCGCTGGCCCGCGGGCTGTCCGCGCTGGATTCGGCGACCGTCGGCACGGGCCCGCAGATCAATGCCATCGTGCGGCAGCTGAGCGCGGCCCTGGCGACGCCCGACGCCGACATCGCGCATCTGGTCGGCATCTTCGACGCCTTCGCCTCGGTGTCCAAACAGGTCGAAAAGCACTGGGGTGACTTGAAATCCATGCTCACCCGGCTGGCGCCGGTCCTGGACCACGCCACCACCGACCTCATCGGGCCGGGCGCGCAGTTGTTCGACGGGCTACAGCAGGTGGTGCCGATGCTCAACGACCTCACCACGATCTTCGGTGATCCGATCATGAAGACACTCGACGCGACGGTGCCCCTGGTGAGATTCCTGCGCGCGCACGTGGGTTCGCTGGCCCAGGTCATCGGCATGACCCCCGTGCTCACGCAGGCGTTCCGCGTGGTGTCGGGAGACGGCATCTCCTACGCGCCACCCAAAGTGGCGGTGCCACAAGCGAATGCGGACCAGGTGTGTGCGGCGGTGAACGCCCTCGCACCCGGCGAGTGCACCGCCGAGGGCGGCATGGTGAAGATCGACGCCGCCACCCTGGTGCTCGGACTGGCAGGTGCCCGATGA
- a CDS encoding MlaD family protein, translated as MQRLRLDRLLPRDRAVADEATKNRREIRYGIIGVVLVAALALAAGVLYVAPLGKNTYTAELSEAQSVKAGDDIRVAGVPVGKVKSLELKPDRVLMRFTVDSEVFVGSESALDVRMLTIVGGNYVALFPSGREPLGDKAIPAERVRLPYSLVQTFQDAAQPLRQIDGDTLRRNLAALDTSIEQAPDSLRTTLDTLGTYIDALDRQRTQVSDAVAVADEYVTMYDGAKTDLGRLMDNVNLMETLVLDKQAELREGVRLLRVVVDRVAGLAPTWDSALKPKLRQLFDAVPQLENLGARLEPVLAAVRGLEQKLAELTGGGATIDRSDSTITVPPGVDPLAAVQPPAARVCVPVPGKDC; from the coding sequence ATGCAACGGCTGAGACTGGACCGGTTGCTGCCCCGGGACCGCGCGGTTGCCGACGAGGCGACCAAGAATCGCCGCGAAATCCGTTACGGGATCATCGGTGTGGTGCTGGTGGCCGCGCTCGCGCTCGCGGCGGGCGTGCTGTACGTGGCGCCGCTCGGCAAGAACACCTACACCGCCGAACTGTCCGAGGCGCAGTCGGTGAAAGCGGGTGACGACATCCGGGTGGCCGGTGTCCCGGTGGGCAAGGTGAAATCACTGGAACTGAAACCGGATCGGGTACTGATGCGGTTCACCGTCGACTCGGAGGTGTTCGTCGGCAGCGAGTCCGCGCTGGACGTGCGCATGCTGACCATCGTCGGCGGCAACTACGTCGCACTGTTCCCCTCCGGCCGGGAACCGCTGGGCGACAAGGCGATTCCGGCCGAGCGGGTCCGCCTGCCCTACAGCCTGGTGCAGACCTTCCAGGACGCCGCGCAGCCCCTGCGGCAGATCGACGGAGATACGCTGCGGCGCAACCTCGCCGCGCTGGACACCTCGATCGAGCAGGCGCCGGATTCGCTGCGCACCACGCTGGACACCCTGGGCACCTACATCGACGCCCTAGATCGGCAGCGCACCCAGGTCTCCGACGCGGTCGCCGTCGCCGACGAGTACGTGACCATGTACGACGGCGCCAAGACCGATCTGGGCCGGTTGATGGACAACGTGAACCTGATGGAGACCCTCGTCCTCGACAAGCAGGCCGAGCTGCGCGAAGGAGTGCGGCTGCTGCGGGTGGTCGTCGATCGGGTGGCCGGGCTGGCGCCGACCTGGGATTCGGCGCTGAAGCCGAAGCTGCGGCAGTTGTTCGACGCCGTCCCGCAATTGGAGAACCTGGGCGCGCGGCTCGAACCGGTGCTCGCGGCGGTGCGGGGCCTGGAACAGAAGCTGGCCGAGCTGACCGGCGGCGGCGCGACGATCGACCGATCCGATTCCACCATCACCGTGCCGCCCGGCGTGGACCCGCTGGCCGCCGTGCAGCCGCCCGCGGCGCGGGTGTGTGTGCCGGTGCCGGGAAAGGACTGCTGA
- a CDS encoding MlaD family protein, giving the protein MKVGAAAWRLVLFAGVMVVVLALVFTAIKRPVAGDTESHDALFTDANGLKVGDDVRLFGVQVGKVEGVSLDGAQARVHLSLKTDAPVYDNSRLAIRYQNLTGQRYIDLQQQPQPGARIPAGATIGTERTVPSFDVTSMFNGLKPVLATISPEAINQFSASMVALIEGDGGGVGPALDAIGELAAYVDNRQQVIGTLIHNMSDLSEKVGGRVHHLVPLLARLTDIFQALQTNIGGLAQFAMAAPSVLGPLDHLFDALGLQTGDDVNALLRNLFPDPQQALEVLDRLPGLLAGLDAATPKSVAGWKPQCSKGSADVPQVFGVLIAGQQVAICNG; this is encoded by the coding sequence ATGAAGGTCGGAGCCGCGGCGTGGCGGCTGGTGCTGTTCGCCGGGGTGATGGTTGTCGTCCTCGCCCTGGTGTTCACGGCCATCAAGCGACCGGTGGCCGGGGACACCGAGTCGCACGACGCCCTGTTCACCGACGCCAACGGGCTCAAGGTCGGCGACGACGTGCGCTTGTTCGGGGTGCAGGTCGGCAAGGTGGAGGGCGTGTCGCTCGACGGCGCGCAGGCGCGAGTCCACCTGTCGCTGAAGACCGATGCGCCCGTCTACGACAACTCCCGGCTCGCCATCCGGTACCAGAACCTCACCGGGCAGCGCTATATCGACCTGCAGCAGCAGCCGCAGCCGGGTGCGCGCATCCCGGCCGGTGCGACGATCGGCACCGAGCGCACCGTGCCCTCCTTCGACGTCACCAGCATGTTCAACGGCCTGAAACCGGTGCTGGCCACCATCTCTCCCGAGGCGATCAACCAGTTCAGCGCGAGCATGGTCGCGCTCATCGAGGGCGACGGCGGCGGGGTCGGACCGGCGCTGGACGCGATCGGCGAGCTGGCCGCCTACGTCGACAACCGGCAGCAGGTGATCGGCACGCTCATCCACAACATGTCCGACCTGTCGGAGAAGGTCGGCGGCCGCGTGCACCACCTGGTGCCGCTGCTGGCCCGGCTCACCGACATCTTCCAGGCGTTGCAGACCAATATCGGCGGGCTGGCGCAGTTCGCGATGGCCGCGCCGTCGGTGCTCGGACCACTGGACCACCTGTTCGACGCCCTGGGCCTGCAGACCGGTGACGACGTGAACGCCTTGCTGCGCAACCTGTTCCCCGATCCGCAGCAGGCGCTGGAGGTGCTCGACCGGTTGCCGGGTCTGCTGGCCGGGCTCGACGCCGCCACCCCGAAGTCCGTGGCGGGCTGGAAACCGCAGTGTTCCAAGGGAAGCGCCGACGTGCCGCAGGTGTTCGGGGTGCTGATCGCGGGACAGCAGGTGGCGATATGCAACGGCTGA
- a CDS encoding MlaD family protein: protein MPKYGMPGVAVDKTRSLLIGAVALGVIAAVVVAASLYRGLRGDDGLHIALHTEQIGDGVLAGTPVRVDGVQVGKVTEIVPDERGTQRISLRLDRSQLFGIDDSLQLDYAPANLFGISEIELRRGPGGAPLRDNGTIDLTGKRSAAIFDATMGSLLRSLSQTGDAVLTPQMATVIAQLSTDVEAFTPLAQAMITVAQTITDNQKMPASELVGRLGPAFDGGGEFAGATIEVLDLIRDLPRLQANRQSYDIGVRVLTDRLLPGLADLGGTAGAGLSGTTDTLAPVLVLLGQMVPRPRESGAELAELMRRLRAAMPDTPDGPVLDTEIDVRGVPVLAPLLGGAR, encoded by the coding sequence ATGCCGAAATACGGAATGCCCGGCGTCGCCGTGGACAAGACGAGGTCGCTGCTGATCGGCGCGGTCGCGCTCGGCGTGATCGCGGCCGTGGTGGTCGCGGCATCGCTGTATCGCGGACTGCGTGGCGACGACGGGCTGCACATCGCCCTGCATACCGAGCAGATCGGCGACGGCGTGCTGGCCGGCACCCCGGTGCGGGTGGACGGAGTGCAGGTCGGCAAGGTCACCGAGATCGTGCCCGACGAGCGCGGCACGCAGCGGATCTCGTTGCGGCTGGACCGTTCCCAGCTGTTCGGCATCGACGACAGTCTCCAGCTCGACTACGCGCCCGCGAACCTGTTCGGGATCAGCGAGATCGAGCTGCGGCGCGGGCCGGGTGGCGCACCGCTGCGCGACAACGGCACCATCGACCTGACCGGAAAGCGTTCCGCCGCGATCTTCGACGCCACCATGGGCAGTCTGCTGCGCAGCCTGTCGCAGACCGGCGACGCGGTGCTGACACCGCAGATGGCCACCGTCATCGCGCAGCTCTCCACCGATGTCGAGGCATTCACCCCGCTGGCGCAGGCGATGATCACCGTCGCCCAGACCATCACCGACAACCAGAAGATGCCGGCCTCGGAGCTGGTGGGCCGCCTCGGTCCCGCCTTCGACGGCGGCGGCGAGTTCGCCGGAGCCACCATCGAGGTCCTCGACCTGATCCGCGATCTGCCGCGGCTGCAAGCGAACCGGCAGTCCTACGACATCGGGGTGCGGGTCCTCACCGATCGGTTGCTGCCCGGTCTGGCCGATCTCGGCGGGACGGCGGGTGCCGGATTGTCCGGCACCACCGACACGCTGGCGCCGGTCCTCGTCCTGCTCGGGCAGATGGTGCCGCGGCCGCGGGAGTCGGGAGCCGAACTGGCCGAGCTGATGCGGCGGCTACGCGCGGCCATGCCCGACACCCCGGACGGACCCGTCCTCGATACCGAGATCGACGTGCGCGGCGTGCCGGTGCTGGCGCCGCTGCTGGGAGGTGCGCGATGA
- a CDS encoding ABC transporter permease has translation MAVSTYFPKGLGWFARFYRRRGLVLARVEGVGFALAFVWQVLSSIPLTLKRYREEALRLISDMTWGRGSVIVGGGTVPMMIVLGLVMGASVAVESFTILNMLGMGPVTGIVSAYATTRELAPIVAAIGFAAQAGCRMTAEIGSMRISEEIDAIEALGLRSVPFVVTTRVIAGAISIVPTFLIGLILSYLACRGLITLVHGQSAGVYDHYFFQFVSGFDVIAAVLKVAVFATVVILIHSYYGFFATGGPEGVGIASGRAVRASSVAIVAIDMVLTLALWGFNATISFTG, from the coding sequence ATGGCCGTCTCCACCTACTTCCCGAAGGGACTGGGCTGGTTCGCGCGCTTCTACCGGCGGCGCGGACTGGTGCTGGCGCGCGTCGAGGGAGTCGGCTTCGCGCTGGCCTTCGTCTGGCAGGTGCTGTCGTCGATTCCCTTGACCCTCAAGCGTTATCGCGAGGAAGCCCTGCGGCTCATCTCCGATATGACGTGGGGTCGCGGTTCGGTGATCGTCGGCGGCGGCACCGTGCCGATGATGATCGTGCTCGGCCTGGTGATGGGCGCCTCGGTCGCCGTGGAGTCCTTCACGATCCTGAACATGCTGGGCATGGGGCCGGTCACCGGCATCGTCTCGGCCTACGCCACCACTCGTGAGCTGGCCCCCATCGTGGCCGCGATCGGTTTCGCCGCGCAGGCCGGCTGCCGCATGACCGCCGAGATCGGGTCCATGCGCATCTCCGAGGAGATCGATGCCATCGAGGCGCTCGGGCTGCGGTCGGTGCCGTTCGTGGTGACCACTCGCGTCATCGCGGGCGCGATCTCGATCGTGCCGACGTTCCTCATCGGGCTGATCCTGTCGTATCTGGCCTGCCGCGGCCTGATCACGCTGGTGCACGGCCAGTCCGCGGGCGTGTACGACCACTACTTCTTCCAGTTCGTCTCCGGCTTCGACGTGATCGCCGCGGTGCTCAAGGTGGCCGTGTTCGCGACAGTGGTAATCCTCATCCACAGTTATTACGGGTTCTTCGCCACCGGCGGGCCCGAGGGCGTGGGTATCGCGTCCGGTCGCGCGGTGCGGGCCTCCTCGGTGGCGATCGTCGCCATCGACATGGTTCTCACCCTCGCGCTGTGGGGTTTCAACGCGACGATCAGCTTCACGGGATAG
- a CDS encoding ABC transporter permease: MAPVTRAPSSAVSDRRAAVRILRKNFSDTLVSALRTFGRAVDIARESVVGTATDAARREFQWREAVVQAWRLVTVTAVPAILIAIPFGVIVSVQVGNLIHTLGADSLLGATGGLGVIKQGAPLATGFLLGGAGAAAIAADLGARTIREEIDALNTMGISPIHRLVIPRLAAMIFVAPLLNILIIFVGIVAGYAVAVGGQNVTPGSYWATFGSFTTAADVWVSLLKAVVFGFLVVVIACQRGLEAKGGPRGVADAVNAAVVLSVVSIAIVNLGVTQVVEMFLPTRLV; this comes from the coding sequence ATGGCGCCGGTGACTCGGGCTCCCTCGAGCGCGGTATCCGACCGGCGAGCAGCCGTCCGCATCCTCCGCAAGAACTTCTCCGACACGCTGGTGTCGGCACTGCGGACCTTCGGCCGGGCCGTGGATATCGCCCGCGAATCGGTGGTCGGTACCGCGACCGACGCCGCGCGGCGCGAATTCCAGTGGCGCGAGGCCGTTGTGCAGGCGTGGCGGCTGGTGACCGTCACCGCCGTTCCGGCGATCCTCATCGCGATCCCGTTCGGTGTCATCGTCTCGGTGCAGGTCGGCAACCTCATCCACACCCTCGGCGCGGACTCGCTGCTGGGCGCCACCGGCGGCCTCGGCGTCATCAAACAGGGCGCCCCGCTGGCCACGGGCTTCCTGCTCGGCGGAGCGGGCGCGGCCGCCATCGCCGCCGATCTGGGCGCGCGCACCATCCGCGAGGAGATCGACGCGCTGAACACCATGGGCATCAGCCCGATCCACCGGCTGGTGATCCCGCGGCTGGCGGCCATGATCTTCGTCGCGCCGCTGCTGAACATCCTGATCATCTTCGTCGGCATCGTCGCCGGATACGCGGTCGCGGTCGGCGGGCAGAACGTCACGCCCGGCAGTTATTGGGCCACGTTCGGATCGTTCACCACCGCCGCCGATGTGTGGGTGTCGCTGCTGAAGGCGGTCGTCTTCGGGTTCCTGGTGGTGGTCATCGCCTGCCAGCGCGGGCTGGAGGCCAAGGGCGGCCCGCGCGGAGTGGCCGACGCGGTCAACGCGGCCGTGGTGCTGTCGGTGGTGTCCATCGCGATCGTCAATCTCGGCGTCACCCAGGTGGTCGAGATGTTCTTGCCCACGAGGCTGGTCTGA
- a CDS encoding calcium:proton antiporter, giving the protein MDRVVRAIDRQWTTVVPLLAAVVLAISWVTHPTGPMSIVLAVALAGAVLSAVQHAEVVAHRVGDPFGALILAIAVTVIEVGLIVMLMTSGGDEAASLARDTVFAAVMITCNGIFGLALLVGALRRRVAVFNAEGTGAALATVATLATLSLVLPTFTTSKPGPEFSGSQLTFAAVASLLLYALFVMVQTVRHRDDFLPVESAESDAEHVERPSARTAARSVVLLLVALIGVVGLAKLVSPSIEHGVAAAGLPRSAVGVVIALLVLLPETLAAVRAARRDRVQTSLNLALGSAMASIGLTIPAIALASIWISGPLTLGLGATQMVLLALTVVVGVLTVVPGRATLLQGGVHLVLFAGFVFLAVSP; this is encoded by the coding sequence ATGGATCGGGTGGTGCGCGCGATCGACAGACAGTGGACGACCGTTGTTCCCCTCCTCGCCGCCGTGGTCCTGGCGATCTCCTGGGTGACGCACCCGACCGGACCGATGTCGATCGTGCTCGCGGTTGCGCTCGCGGGCGCGGTGCTGTCGGCCGTGCAGCACGCCGAGGTGGTGGCGCACCGGGTAGGCGACCCGTTCGGTGCGCTGATCCTGGCGATCGCGGTCACGGTCATCGAGGTCGGTCTGATCGTCATGTTGATGACCTCCGGCGGTGACGAGGCCGCCTCCCTGGCACGTGACACCGTATTCGCCGCGGTCATGATCACCTGCAACGGCATCTTCGGGCTGGCGCTGCTGGTCGGCGCCTTGCGGCGGCGCGTGGCGGTGTTCAATGCCGAGGGCACCGGCGCCGCGCTCGCGACCGTCGCGACGCTGGCGACACTGAGCCTGGTGCTGCCCACCTTCACCACGAGCAAGCCGGGCCCGGAATTCTCCGGCTCGCAACTGACCTTCGCCGCGGTGGCGTCACTGCTGCTGTACGCGCTGTTCGTGATGGTGCAGACGGTGCGGCATCGCGACGATTTCCTGCCGGTGGAATCGGCGGAGTCCGATGCCGAACACGTGGAGCGGCCGTCGGCGCGGACGGCCGCGCGCAGCGTGGTGCTGCTGTTGGTCGCCCTGATCGGCGTGGTGGGCCTGGCCAAACTGGTGTCGCCATCGATCGAGCACGGTGTGGCTGCCGCGGGTCTGCCGCGGTCGGCGGTGGGCGTGGTGATCGCGCTGCTGGTGCTGTTGCCGGAGACGCTGGCCGCCGTGCGCGCCGCTCGCCGCGACCGCGTGCAGACCAGTCTCAATCTGGCCCTCGGCTCGGCCATGGCCAGTATCGGGCTGACCATTCCGGCCATCGCCCTCGCCTCGATCTGGATCTCCGGGCCGCTGACCCTCGGGCTCGGGGCCACCCAGATGGTGCTGCTGGCGCTGACCGTGGTGGTCGGTGTGCTGACCGTTGTCCCGGGCCGCGCCACGCTACTGCAGGGCGGCGTTCACCTCGTGTTGTTCGCCGGATTCGTCTTCCTGGCGGTCAGTCCTTGA